Genomic window (Daucus carota subsp. sativus chromosome 5, DH1 v3.0, whole genome shotgun sequence):
GCATCACATACTTTTTCTAATAAACATTTAAATGCTAGAAAATCATTCTTACACATTTATTATATTAAGAACACGGAGTGTGTAAAATGTAACTGATTACACAAATtacttaataatattaaatgaaaaagaaatgaaGAATAAAATGACCTGAAGAGGGTCAAGGTACATCTGCTCTTAGGGGGAGAGATGGTAGATCAAAGATTGATTTACCATATGATGCAGTTTAAAGAGCTCCTCAATGTTAATCACATTATTGTGAGTCAAGCCAATCCTTATATTGCTCCTTTAATTAGGGTGAAGGAAATTGTGAGAGCATATGGAGACAACTTTGTTGATAAGGTATTTCAGTATGATGTTTAACATTGATTGATCACATGCAAATTTAATCACTTCCGATAAAAAACATGCAGTAAGTTTAgctttgaaattttaatttgagaCCTGATTTTGCAAGTTTGTATAATTCATATGtttaatcataatttttgaTGTGTTCTTATGCAGGCATTAGTCCTTATGCTAATCTTAGTCACTATGATCTTTCACAAACTCTTCAAATGAGATTCAATGGATGGTTAAGACACAAAGTACGTAACGTAAGTATTGCAACAGTCTGTTATCGGTCTTATATCATTTTTgcttttcataaaaatatgtgAAGTTTTCTCTGTGTTGTTTTCTTCAAGGTTTCTGACCAGATAAATAGCAAACATTTTTGTGTATTTACTCCTTCCGAACATGCAATCCAGCTAGACGTAATTGGTGAAGGTCATGAACTCCAGATGCAGACTTCATGAGCTTGATTAAGATTAAGCAGGATAGAGAAGAGAGATAAACTGCAGGTGAATACAGATCCAGTAAGAGATAAGTTGCTCATTTGCCTTTTCACTTCTCAAAGTGAATCTATTTCCGAGGCTTTAATATCATTTATTTCACTTTGTTCAGATCTGATAGATGGGCTGTACTCCAGGGGTGGGTAGAAGGCTCTTCTCTGctgaatatatttgttttgagGTAAAAAACTAAAGAATAGGAATCATGATAGGAAGTTATATGATAAAGATCAGTCCGGTTGACATTATATTGATTAACATCTGATTTGAATTTACTAAATCCTGAAGCAGCAAAACTCCCAATAGATTAGCCACTAGGACAAGGCAAACACTGTAAACAAATAAGAAGCTGGAATTATCTGGTGGCTAAAGTTTTACGAGGTTTGTTGACGCTATATGTGTGTAAGAGGTTGAAGATGCGAGAGCTCACGGTAATAATCAGCTTCCTTTTTATAGTCAGAATCATAGTAATACTTGAATTATTGTATCAAACGTTTTTATTAGAATATagcattttttatttctttttggtTCCAGTAGTTAAAAACAAGTTTTTCCCCTTCATTTGTTCTGCCATATAAATTAATAGTATGCAACTTATGACATGTACTGTTAATTATCAGAGTCGATCTTTAAGCACGTGTAACCTGTTCTATATTTAGCTGGTGAACAGATGCAGACTTAAAATCATTAAACATTTATGTGGATTCACTTGCTTTTACAGAAGTGGAATGGGAATTAAGCAATTAAATGGAAGTTTTCACTTCCGTCTGTCGAGACATAAAGACAAGTTTTCCCCTTCATTTGTTCTGCCATATAAATTAATAGTATGCAACTTATGACATGTACTGGTGATTATCAGTTTCGATTTTTAAGCACGTGTAACCTGTTCTATATTCAGCTGGTGAACAGATGCAGACTTAAAATCACTAAAAATTTACGTGGATTCACTTGCTTTTACAGAAGTAGACCGGGATTTAAGCAATTAAATGGAAGTTTTCACTTCCGTCTGTCAATACATAAAACACAATAATATTAGGTCTGATGTTCAGGTTTTGTATTTGGTTGTAAAGAGAACTGTGGGAGCTTGCACGAATTTAGGAACTTTGTACAACAACCTTTTGGTTTATTCAAAacatttattaatgtttttcttTTGTGTGGCGTGATAGGTTTTTCTGCAGAGTAACAACCATACCAAGTTTACTCCCACGGCTTTCTTAAGAATAATGCATGGGATTGCCagtccagcttttccttctgcAATTTGGTCTAGGACTCATTACTGGTATATTTTAAATATCGAAAAATTTGTATTAGTACCTGTCTTAAATTTCTTAAGATCATTCGACCAATCCTCGACTCTTAGAGttaattaaaaactaatgtGGTGATGTTAATTTTCTGTTGCAGGGGAGGGTTTCGCAGATAGAGTTCAAGGCGATTATGGAAGCAGCCAAGGCAGAGCTTCTAGACATCGGTATGTAGGATGGTTGCCCGGTAATGGTTTTTTTATAGCatatatttctgtttttgtTCTCACATGTAATGTAGCCCTACAATTTaatgttatactccctccgtcccatttaattctttACGTTCACTATgcggcacgcactttaatgcttctataaaatatagttttataacttatttttaagattttctttttctgaataaaaatttaatatttaaatttttattcaaagaaagaaaatcttaaaaatgagTTATAGAACTAGGTTTTAGaggagcattaaagtgcgtACCGCTCCCTGTGCGTATACAACTcggggggacggagggagtaccttttAGTATGTCAAACTGCAGGGCATTGAATTTGAGGGTATGTGTTAAATTCTTTTAGAAGGGCCAGTCGTTATTACTGTAAATATATCTATGTGTTTGTATATGGGAATTCTATATTGGCCTTTTATATCGAGATTCTATATTGGCTTGGGTCTCATTACTGGTATATTTTAAATATCGAAAAATTTGTATTAGTAACTGTCTTAAATTGTTTACGATCATTGACCAATGCTGGACTCTTAGAGTTTTTATATTAGCACCTGTCTtgaattttctttctttataaatttgaataccGTTTTTATTTAGGTATTGTAATtgacttaaaaatattaatataaaaacttgACTTctatagaaatttaaaaaaaataaaataaagtaacccaatatgataatttttatatcagatttataaattataatatcattaattttgaTATCATGGTTGGCTTACCCATAAATTAGGGGTCTAAAAAAGCAGAATCGAAtaccaataaaaatataataattatctggcaaaaaaatatatataataattataaattaaaatattttttaaaaaaaataaataaatatgattcgGAGGATTGAGAACGCATGTGAATCctttgttatataatataatctttttctatttcaaattataaatgtTATCAATTCGAATTTTCATCCATTATAAATtcgattatatattttattttaaatatgttaaaaaaattaatttataatatttctatTGTATTTTCTCTGTctctaattatataaattctcTGTCTCTGTCATTCAGGATTCACAGGGGAACTTCATTGCAGCAAGGTGTGGTCGACTTAAAGGAAATTGGAGTTCAAAGGAAGCAGAGGCATTAAGCCTTAAGGAAGCCATCATCTGGATACAACAGCAGCATTTGGATCGGTGTATATTCGAGACCGATCTTCAGAATTTGGCTTTGGCTTGTTATAGCGAGGATGGTTGCTCTTACTTTCATACTATTGTGAATGATTGTAAGTTAGTTCTAAAGCACTTTAATCATGTGCTAGTTAAATTTGTTTTCAGGTCCGCAAATTATGTGGCTCATGAGCTAGCTCGACCTGCACATTCTATGTCCGACCCCGGAGAGTGGCTTGTCACTCCTCCTGTTTTCTTAAGCCATGTACTTGATTCTGATTTAATTGAGTAATGCAAGTacggttattttaaaaaaaaaaaagtaatttacTTTTAGATATACAGATTGAAATGAATTGATCATTTATTTTCGTAATTagtttttctaattttgtttttgaaaaaaaatttataattaaatttttattaaaaataaaatactttttaaaaaattaaattttgtaataatcGAGACCTAAAGCATCCCCAATAGCCTTTTAGTtgactcctaaatataatataaaatattagactcGTAGTAAGTTAATACAAATTTAAGAGTCTCAACTCCAACTATATTCATTATACTTACttttaagttaatattttattcttgtttGGACTTGTATATGACACAAATTCAAATGTAATTAacggaaatgaatattttattgtaaaaaatagGTTAAGAGCTATGTAACGACTCTTAACTTTGAGTGTGTTGGAGCAAAAATTTCTTTCTCCCtactcaaatttcaatttaagagcTCATTTAGGAGTCTTTTGGAGACGTAACCGAGTATATCATTCCGTACAATACCAATTTGAGTTTTATAACGTGGATACAATTTTCAGAGTGTAAGTTCACGTCATCATAAATTTTGGCAGGCCATGCAAAGAAAAGCATAACGTGCGTAATTTTATATCTTCGAAAATGGAGCAGTTGAGGCAAATGCAGTATATTCAAATGAAAAGTAAGTTCGAAAACGGAGCAGTTAACTGAAATGCAATATATATAGTACGCGAAAACGAAAATCGAAAGCGATACTTTTTGCTAAATCCgaaaacaattcagattaggtGCACCCGTTTGTTTGTCACCAAGTTCACTGCCTTCTGGCTTCTTGTATATGGCATTATAGCATTGGCAGCAGATAAGACCAAATCTTTTGCCATGTTAAGTTACCGATTTCGTCCACCTGGTATCGGGTTGTGACCTGaactctgatatcatgttaagttaCGGGTTTTTCTAAAACTTTAAATGCCTTAGTTTGAAATTTTTGGAAATGCCATTCTATTGCTTCTGAAATCTTTGGCCCCTGAACTTCTTGCTTCTCTTATGTGCAATGATATGTTGAGGCAAAGATTATCAGAACCTTTACTGGCCGAGGAATCTCAAGAAAGGCGTAGCCAATTAGGCCAGGCCAACTTTTTTAGCAAATTGGTTTTTTCTTGGGTGAGCCCTTTACTCTCTTTGGGTTCTGAAAAGCCACTGATTCTTGATGATATTCCATACTTGGCTACCGATGACCAAGCAATTGTAGCGAATGAGAAATTTGTGCATGCGTGGGATTCACTTCTGAAAGAAAGAGGCCTAGACAGTGACAGAAATTTGGTTTTTTGGGCTATAGCAAGAACTTACTGGAAGGAAATGATGTTTGTAGGCATCTGTTCTTTCCTAAGAACAGCTTCTGTTTCACTTTCTCCATTATTGCTATATTGCTTTGTTAATTACTCAAAACGCGAAACAAAAGATGCTACATTGCAGGGTGCAATTTTAGTGGGGAGCTTAGTTCTTTGcaagattactgaatctttttCTCATAGGCACTTCTATTTTAGTTCAAGAAGGTATGGCATGAGAATGAGATCAGCTTTAATGGTAGCGGTTTATCAAAAACTCTTGAGGCTTTCTAGTTTAGGAAGACGGAGACATTCAACTGGAGAGGTAGTCAATTACATTGCAGTAGATGCTTATCGGATGGGGGAATTTCCCATGTGGCTTCACACGGCATGGTGTGCTGCACTGCAATTACTTCTTGCAATGGTTGTTCTTTTGCTAGTTGTGGGGACTGGTGTTCTTCCAGGTTTAGTCCCACTATTCATCTGTGGAATCCTAAATGTGCCTTTTGCAAGAATACTTCAAAAGTGTCAGATGCAGTTTATGTCTGCGCAAGACCAGCGTCTTAGGTCAATGTCTGAAATACTAAATAATATGAAGATCATCAAGTTACAGTCCTGGGAAGAGAAATTCAAAAACCTGGTTGAGTCTTATAGAGATGATGAATTCAAATGGTTGTCAAAATCTCTGTTTAAAAAAGTTTATGGTACTGTTTTGTATTGGATGTCTCCTACAATTGTATCTTCAGTTGTTTTCATTGGATGTGCATTTTTCAAGAGAGACCCCCTCGATGCAGGAacaatttttacaattttagcAGCATTGCGTACTATGTCAGAACCCGTCAGAGTGATACCTGAGGCTCTTTCTATGTTGATCCAGGTCAAGGTCTCCTTTGATAGGATCAACTCTTTTCTGCTTGAGGATGAACTTATAAAAAATGGAGGTGAAAGCAAACAATGGGACTCGGAAATTTGTATAAGAATACTGAATGGCGATTTTAGTTGGGCTCCTGATTCAGGCATTTCCACACTGAATAATATAAATCTTGAACTTAAACGAGGCAACAAAATTGCAGTCTGTGGTCCTGTTGGAGCTGGAAAATCATCATTTCTATATGCCCTGCTCGGAGAAATAAGCAAGACATCAGGAAATGTAAGTGAACaagtcattatatatatatactaagtGCTAATATTTGTTGATCAGTATTTGATTGATTATTTCTACTGATTCAGGTGGATATTATGGGTTCAGTTGCTTATGTTTCTCAAGGTGCTTGGATCCAAAGTGGAACAATTCGCGATAACATTCTCAGTGGACGAGCAATGGAGAAATTCAAATATGAAGAGGCCATAAGAGTATGTGCTTTGGATAAGGATATTAATAGCTTTGATTATGGCGATCTCACTGAAATAGGTCAGAGAGGGCTTAACATGAGCGGAGGACAGAAGCAGAGGATTCAACTTTGTCGAGCAGTATATAGTGATGCTGACATCTATCTTCTTGATGATCCTTTTAGTGCAGTAGATGCACATACAGCAGCTACTCTTTTTAAAGTAAGGCTGATTTCCGACTAATATCATGTTCTCAGCAGTGCAAGGTGACACTATATTGTAACTAACATCTGTAATGCAATTGTAGGACTGTGTCATGGCTGCTCTAGATAAGAAGACCATCATTCTTGTGACTCATCAAGTCGAATTTCTTTTATTGGTTGACAACATCCTGGTATGATAATTACTATAATAACAAGTATGCTTTAAATGTAAGGGCTGTAATTTATTTAGTCTCTCTGCCTTTCTCTTTTTTCCAAGGTCATGGAAGGCGGAAAAATAACTCAATCAGGAAACTACAAGGAACTACTGATGGCCGGCACAGCATTTGAACAACTTGTAAATGCTCATAAAAATGCAATACCAGGACTGAAATTTTCAGATCATAAGACTAAAATTTTTGAACATACAATGGGACAAATGGATGGTCTGAAAGACTCTAACTCGGGTCACCTCAGCAAGGTAAACATTGAGGCTGAGATTTCAATGAAGCGTTTGCCAGGGGTACAATTGACAGAAGAGGAAGAGAAGGAGATTGGTGATGTTGGTTGGAAGCCATTTCTGGATTACATAAAGATTTCGAGGGGAACATTGTTTCTGTGTTATACAGTACTAAGTCAGCTTGGATTCGCAGGTCTCCAGGCTGCTGCTAGCATTTGGCTGGCATTTGGCGTTCAAGTACCTAAAATCAGCATTTTCGTGTTGATTGGTGTCTATACTGCACTATCCACATTAAGTTCCTTCTTTGTCTACCTAAGATCTCTATTTTCAGCTATTCTGGGATTAAAAGCCTCAAAAGCATTTTTCTCTGGTTTCACTGATTCCATTTTCAGAGCTCCTATGCTCTTCTTTGATTCTACTCCAGTAGGGCGGATCCTAACACGAGTAAGCaaactttcttcttttttagcATGTGCAAAAGAATCATTTATTTTACAGAAATATTAATTGAGGACTATCTCTTTGCAGGCTTCATCAGATCTGAGTACACTAGACTTTCACATCCCTTTCTCCTTTTGTTTTGTATTGGCTGGTGTAGTTGATTTATTCTCAACTATCGGCATCATGGCCTTGGTCACATGGCAAGTTCTTATAGTAGGCATCATAGCAACCGTATTATCAAAATATCTCCAGGTTCTTATTCAATGTAGTTATTTAATACACTATTTTTCTTCAGTAAGAGAAATTAACCACCCTTGATATTTTCTTCGGTGGTTGAAGGGATATTATCAACCCTCAGCAAGAGAGCTAATGAGAATCAATGGAACAACAAAAGCTCCAGTCATGAGTTATGCAGGTGAGACAGCACTTGGAGTGGTAACTGTAAGAGCATTCAACATGGAGGAAAGATTTCTTCATAAGTACTTAAAGCTCGTGGACACGGATGCATGTAGTTTCTTATATTCTAATGCAACAATGGAGTGGCTAATTTTGAGAGCAGAAGCACTTCAAAATCTGACGTTATTCACTGCTGCTTTTCTACTAGTGTATCTTCCCGCTGGTTATGTAGCTCCAGGTACTCGAAGCTCTCATTTATCAGAATTAAACAGATGCATTTTTTCCCATAAGTACTCCACTATTATCATGTTTCTTTTCTATGTGACAGGACTCGTAGGGCTATCTCTTTCTTatgcactagcattgggaggcACACAAGTTTTCTTGATCCGATGGTAttgtaatttatcaaattacatCGTTTCAGTGGAACGAATTAAGCAGTTCATGGATATACCAACAGAGCCTGCTGCAATAATAGAGAACAATAGACCACCGCCTTCTTGGCCTTTCAAGGGTGAGGTTAAACTGCTAGAGCTAAAGGTGAGTGTACTAACAAATTTGACAAATTTTTTTGCAGAACTAATAAAATGAGTTTTGAACAAACCGGTGAATTAATTGCATATGacatttgatatataatttgatcGTTTGTTAGATAAGGTACCGTCCCAACTCTCCCTTAGTTCTCAAAGGGATCACATGCACTTTCAAAGAAGGAACTAGAGTAGGCATTGTTGGGCGTACTGGAAGTGGGAAAACTACATTGATAACTGCATTGTTCCGTCTGGTGGAGCCTTACAGTGGAAAGATTATTGTAGATGGGATCGACATTTGTTCCATAGGCCTCAAGGATTTGAGGATGAAACTCAGTGTCATCCCTCAGGAACCAACTCTGTTCAAAGGTAGCATTCGTACAAACTTGGACCCTTTAGGCCTTTACACCGACGATGATATCTGGAAGGTAAGCCACTAACTAATCAAAATGCATTCAAACCACAACTTAAGCAGTGCTCTGTAGTCTGTTCTACTTGGTTGAATTACAAttattaaaaaggaaaaaaaagggaAATGTAGAGCTAATACTGATTTTCAGCCTTTCAGGCATAAAAACTGACCACAAATTCTGATTTTCAGGCATTAGAGAAGTGCCAACTAAAGGATATAATCAGTAGTCTCCCAAACTTACTGGATTCTTCTGGttagttaaattttttgaaatatagtataagatccatttgggccttcctctaacaccttacGGTTTTAGTTGGACATGGACTGGTTCTcaaaatggtatcagagctctctGCTTTTCGTTaactttataataattttacagTAAGCGACGAAGGTGAGAATTGGAGTGCTGGACAGCGGCAACTCTTTTGTCTAGGAAGAGTACTTCTCAAGAGGAACAAAATACTTATCTTGGATGAAGCTACCGCTTCTATAGACTCTGCAACCGATGCCATTTTGCAGAAGATCATCCGCGAAGAGTTCTCAGAATGCACGGTAATAACAGTG
Coding sequences:
- the LOC108221015 gene encoding ABC transporter C family member 8-like, encoding MCNDMLRQRLSEPLLAEESQERRSQLGQANFFSKLVFSWVSPLLSLGSEKPLILDDIPYLATDDQAIVANEKFVHAWDSLLKERGLDSDRNLVFWAIARTYWKEMMFVGICSFLRTASVSLSPLLLYCFVNYSKRETKDATLQGAILVGSLVLCKITESFSHRHFYFSSRRYGMRMRSALMVAVYQKLLRLSSLGRRRHSTGEVVNYIAVDAYRMGEFPMWLHTAWCAALQLLLAMVVLLLVVGTGVLPGLVPLFICGILNVPFARILQKCQMQFMSAQDQRLRSMSEILNNMKIIKLQSWEEKFKNLVESYRDDEFKWLSKSLFKKVYGTVLYWMSPTIVSSVVFIGCAFFKRDPLDAGTIFTILAALRTMSEPVRVIPEALSMLIQVKVSFDRINSFLLEDELIKNGGESKQWDSEICIRILNGDFSWAPDSGISTLNNINLELKRGNKIAVCGPVGAGKSSFLYALLGEISKTSGNVDIMGSVAYVSQGAWIQSGTIRDNILSGRAMEKFKYEEAIRVCALDKDINSFDYGDLTEIGQRGLNMSGGQKQRIQLCRAVYSDADIYLLDDPFSAVDAHTAATLFKDCVMAALDKKTIILVTHQVEFLLLVDNILVMEGGKITQSGNYKELLMAGTAFEQLVNAHKNAIPGLKFSDHKTKIFEHTMGQMDGLKDSNSGHLSKVNIEAEISMKRLPGVQLTEEEEKEIGDVGWKPFLDYIKISRGTLFLCYTVLSQLGFAGLQAAASIWLAFGVQVPKISIFVLIGVYTALSTLSSFFVYLRSLFSAILGLKASKAFFSGFTDSIFRAPMLFFDSTPVGRILTRASSDLSTLDFHIPFSFCFVLAGVVDLFSTIGIMALVTWQVLIVGIIATVLSKYLQGYYQPSARELMRINGTTKAPVMSYAGETALGVVTVRAFNMEERFLHKYLKLVDTDACSFLYSNATMEWLILRAEALQNLTLFTAAFLLVYLPAGYVAPGLVGLSLSYALALGGTQVFLIRWYCNLSNYIVSVERIKQFMDIPTEPAAIIENNRPPPSWPFKGEVKLLELKIRYRPNSPLVLKGITCTFKEGTRVGIVGRTGSGKTTLITALFRLVEPYSGKIIVDGIDICSIGLKDLRMKLSVIPQEPTLFKGSIRTNLDPLGLYTDDDIWKALEKCQLKDIISSLPNLLDSSVSDEGENWSAGQRQLFCLGRVLLKRNKILILDEATASIDSATDAILQKIIREEFSECTVITVAHRIPTVIDSDMVMVLSFGELVEYEEPAKLMEDTDSSFAKLVAEYWSTTRV